Proteins co-encoded in one Columba livia isolate bColLiv1 breed racing homer chromosome 14, bColLiv1.pat.W.v2, whole genome shotgun sequence genomic window:
- the SH3PXD2B gene encoding SH3 and PX domain-containing protein 2B isoform X5 encodes MPRRSIAEVKVLDVQKRRIPNKHYVYIIKVTWSNGSTEVIYRRYSKFFDLQMQMLDKFPMEGGQKDPKQRIIPFLPGKILFRRSHIRDVAVKRLIPIDEYCKALIQLPPYISQCEEVLQFFETRPDDLTPPKEEPIGKKRSGFIQRTASFLQRAGAKLLCASVAVVELFGRLCEQEGADSASADPLVLEQYVVVANYQKQESSEISLCVGQLVDIIEKNESGWWFVSTSEEQGWVPATCLEAQDGVQDEFSMQPDEEEKYTVIYPYTARDQDEMNLDRGAVVEVIQKNLEGWWKIRYQGQEGWAPASYLKKGNGEMFSPKLGSGSSAHSCALDLDGISRQQVVVSREKDGLAGQRDGRFDSRPLPNADIRRKSPKMRQRPPPRRDLTIPRGLNLPKPPVPPQVEEEYYTIADFQTTIPDGISFQAGMKVEVIEKNLSGWWYIQIEEKEGWAPATFIDKYKKTSNASRPNFLAPLPNEMAQLRLGDATADSSTGEEVTGPCRPLPEAPPNGTDCGGKWAKDWKGKEAPESGDLALTSGYEEILDRDAEEKPSLPPRKESIIKSEGELLERQRPPPKPPGMILPMIPPKQSVAPKDSKKPELKPEKGKLFQLKNEMGLECGHKVSAKEVKKPNLRPIVKPTKPKAEPVEEKPEPIAQNPFLKSRPQIRPKPAAAPRTDPAPADDKLDICSLRSKLRPAKCPEKPSEQDAAAGESSLANATVSSEASGRFQERPSVESKPLPKVDSHAMKEVLPKSPLGPANTPGARDPPPQRPVVPPRRPPPPKKTGAPASGPMAELRAPAREAPEIRSSPVPGRPMLVPPKAKPFLAASIQDEAKVKGSISPKVISKPVERGEAKERTSAPVPSPDISRDALYVAVADFEGDEETNSFKEGTLFEVREKNSSGWWFCKVLTGGPCWEGWIPSNYLRKKP; translated from the exons GGAAGATCCTCTTCCGCCGGAGTCACATCCGTGATGTTGCGGTCAAGCGCCTGATACCCATTGATGAATACTGCAAG GCTCTGATCCAGCTGCCTCCCTACATCTCCCAGTGTGAGGAGGTCCTCCAGTTCTTTGAGACACGACCGGACGACTTGACACCCCCCAAAGA gGAGCCCATTGGAAAGAAGAGGTCTG GGTTTATCCAGAGAACGGCCTCTTTCCTGCAGAGAG CAGGAGCCAAGCTGCTGTGCGCATCCGTGGCGGTGGTGGAGTTGTTTGGACGGCTCTGTGAGCAGGAAG GAGCTGACTCTGCATCAGCCGACCCCTTGGTGCTGGAGCAGTATGTGGTGGTGGCGAACTACCAGAAGCAGGAGAGCTCTGAGATCAGCCTGTGCGTGGGCCAGTTGGTGGATATCATCGAGAAGAATGAATCAG gCTGGTGGTTTGTGAGCACGTCGGAGGAGCAAGGTTGGGTGCCAGCGACCTGCCTGGAGGCCCAGGATGGTGTCCAGGATGAGTTCTCAATGCAGCCTGATGAAG AGGAGAAGTACACCGTTATTTACCCGTACACCGCCAGAGACCAGGATGAAATGAACCTGGACCGAGGGGCTGTGGTGGAGGTGATCCAGAAGAACCTGGAGGGCTGGTGGAAAATCAG GTACCAGGGCCAGGAAGGCTGGGCCCCCGCCTCCTACCTCAAAAAGGGGAATGGAGAAATGTTCTCGCCGAAGCTGGGGTCAGGCTCCTCCGCTCATTCGTGTGCCTTGGATCTGGATGGCATCTCCCGGCAGCAGGTCGTGGTGAGCCGAGAGAAGGATGGGCTCGCTGGCCAAAGGGATGGGAGATTCGACAGCCGCCCCCTGCCCAATGCTGACATCCGACGCA AGTCACCAAAGATGAGGCAGAGACCCCCTCCTCGCCGAGACCTCACCATA CCACGTGGTTTGAACCTGCCTAAACCTCCTGTCCCtcctcaagtggaagaggaatATTACACCATCGCTGACTTCCAGACCACCATCCCTGACGGCATCAGCTTCCAGGCAGGAATGAAAGTAGAG GTTATTGAGAAGAACCTGAGCGGCTGGTGGTACATTCAGATTGAGGAGAAGGAAGGCTGGGCCCCCGCCACGTTCATCGATAAGTACAAGAAAACCAGCAACGCGTCGAGGCCGAATTTCCTGGCCCCGCTCCCCAACGAGATGGCCCAGCTCCGGCTCGGCGACGCCACGGCTGACAGCAGCACCGGCGAGGAGGTGACGGGACCATGCCGTCCCCTGCCAGAGGCTCCTCCTAATGGTACGGACTGCGGTGGGAAGTGGGCCAAAGACTGGAAGGGGAAGGAGGCTCCCGAGAGTGGGGACCTGGCCCTCACCAGTGGCTATGAGGAGATCTTGGACCGCGACGCAGAGGAGAAGCCCAGCCTGCCACCCAGGAAGGAGTCCATCATTAAATCAGAAGGCGAGTTACTGGAGAGGCAGAGGCCTCCCCCCAAGCCCCCAGGCATGATTTTGCCCATGATCCCACCCAAGCAATCGGTGGCCCCAAAGGACAGCAAGAAGCCTGAGCTGAAACCAGAGAAGGGTAAactcttccagctgaaaaacGAAATGGGGCTGGAATGCGGACACAAGGTGTCAGCCAAGGAGGTGAAGAAGCCAAACCTGCGGCCCATTGTCAAGCCAACCAAGCCAAAAGCTGAGCccgtggaggagaaacctgagccCATTGCCCAGAATCCATTCTTGAAGTCAAGACCGCAGATCAGGCCAAAacctgctgcagccccccggACTGACCCAGCCCCAGCTGATGATAAACTTGACATTTGCAGCCTGCGGAGCAAGCTCAGACCTGCAAAGTGCCCGGAGAAACCTTCTGAGCAGGACGCTGCTGCCGGCGAAAGTTCCTTGGCTAATGCCACGGTCTCTTCAGAGGCTTCTGGAAGGTTTCAGGAGCGACCGAGCGTGGAGAGCAAACCCCTGCCCAAGGTGGACAGCCACGCCATGAAAGAGGTGCTGCCCAAATCTCCCCTGGGCCCAGCAAACACCCCCGGTGCCAGGGACCCCCCGCCGCAGCGCCCTGTTGTGCCACCCCGCAGACCCCCCCCTCCCAAGAAAACAGGGGCTCCTGCCTCTGGCCCCATGGCGGAGCTCAGGGCCCCAGCACGGGAAGCACCCGAAATCAGGTCATCCCCAGTGCCGGGGAGGCCCATGCTGGTTCCTCCGAAAGCCAAGCCATTCCTCGCTGCCTCCATCCAAGACGAAGCCAAAGTGAAAGGCAGCATAAGCCCAAAGGTCATATCTAAGCCAGTGGAGAGAGGGGAAGCCAAGGAGAGGACCTCAGCCCCTGTCCCCAGTCCGgacatctccagggatgctcTCTATGTGGCAGTGGCGGATTTTGAAGGTGATGAGGAAACCAACAGCTTTAAAGAAGGGACTTTGTTTGAAGTTCGTGAGAAGAACAGCAGTGGCTGGTGGTTTTGCAAGGTCCTGACTGGGGGGCCGTGCTGGGAGGGCTGGATCCCTTCCAATTACCTACGGAAGAAGCCATAG
- the SH3PXD2B gene encoding SH3 and PX domain-containing protein 2B isoform X6 has translation MPRRSIAEVKVLDVQKRRIPNKHYVYIIKVTWSNGSTEVIYRRYSKFFDLQMQMLDKFPMEGGQKDPKQRIIPFLPGKILFRRSHIRDVAVKRLIPIDEYCKALIQLPPYISQCEEVLQFFETRPDDLTPPKEEPIGKKRSGADSASADPLVLEQYVVVANYQKQESSEISLCVGQLVDIIEKNESGWWFVSTSEEQGWVPATCLEAQDGVQDEFSMQPDEVPRRYWSLPRHVGCRRTLGDLYTSGWGQEEKYTVIYPYTARDQDEMNLDRGAVVEVIQKNLEGWWKIRYQGQEGWAPASYLKKGNGEMFSPKLGSGSSAHSCALDLDGISRQQVVVSREKDGLAGQRDGRFDSRPLPNADIRRKSPKMRQRPPPRRDLTIPRGLNLPKPPVPPQVEEEYYTIADFQTTIPDGISFQAGMKVEVIEKNLSGWWYIQIEEKEGWAPATFIDKYKKTSNASRPNFLAPLPNEMAQLRLGDATADSSTGEEVTGPCRPLPEAPPNGTDCGGKWAKDWKGKEAPESGDLALTSGYEEILDRDAEEKPSLPPRKESIIKSEGELLERQRPPPKPPGMILPMIPPKQSVAPKDSKKPELKPEKGKLFQLKNEMGLECGHKVSAKEVKKPNLRPIVKPTKPKAEPVEEKPEPIAQNPFLKSRPQIRPKPAAAPRTDPAPADDKLDICSLRSKLRPAKCPEKPSEQDAAAGESSLANATVSSEASGRFQERPSVESKPLPKVDSHAMKEVLPKSPLGPANTPGARDPPPQRPVVPPRRPPPPKKTGAPASGPMAELRAPAREAPEIRSSPVPGRPMLVPPKAKPFLAASIQDEAKVKGSISPKVISKPVERGEAKERTSAPVPSPDISRDALYVAVADFEGDEETNSFKEGTLFEVREKNSSGWWFCKVLTGGPCWEGWIPSNYLRKKP, from the exons GGAAGATCCTCTTCCGCCGGAGTCACATCCGTGATGTTGCGGTCAAGCGCCTGATACCCATTGATGAATACTGCAAG GCTCTGATCCAGCTGCCTCCCTACATCTCCCAGTGTGAGGAGGTCCTCCAGTTCTTTGAGACACGACCGGACGACTTGACACCCCCCAAAGA gGAGCCCATTGGAAAGAAGAGGTCTG GAGCTGACTCTGCATCAGCCGACCCCTTGGTGCTGGAGCAGTATGTGGTGGTGGCGAACTACCAGAAGCAGGAGAGCTCTGAGATCAGCCTGTGCGTGGGCCAGTTGGTGGATATCATCGAGAAGAATGAATCAG gCTGGTGGTTTGTGAGCACGTCGGAGGAGCAAGGTTGGGTGCCAGCGACCTGCCTGGAGGCCCAGGATGGTGTCCAGGATGAGTTCTCAATGCAGCCTGATGAAG TCCCACGGAGATACTGGTCTCTGCCCAGGCACGTTGGCTGCCGTCGGACTCTTGGGGACTTGTACACCAGTGGATGGGGTCAAG AGGAGAAGTACACCGTTATTTACCCGTACACCGCCAGAGACCAGGATGAAATGAACCTGGACCGAGGGGCTGTGGTGGAGGTGATCCAGAAGAACCTGGAGGGCTGGTGGAAAATCAG GTACCAGGGCCAGGAAGGCTGGGCCCCCGCCTCCTACCTCAAAAAGGGGAATGGAGAAATGTTCTCGCCGAAGCTGGGGTCAGGCTCCTCCGCTCATTCGTGTGCCTTGGATCTGGATGGCATCTCCCGGCAGCAGGTCGTGGTGAGCCGAGAGAAGGATGGGCTCGCTGGCCAAAGGGATGGGAGATTCGACAGCCGCCCCCTGCCCAATGCTGACATCCGACGCA AGTCACCAAAGATGAGGCAGAGACCCCCTCCTCGCCGAGACCTCACCATA CCACGTGGTTTGAACCTGCCTAAACCTCCTGTCCCtcctcaagtggaagaggaatATTACACCATCGCTGACTTCCAGACCACCATCCCTGACGGCATCAGCTTCCAGGCAGGAATGAAAGTAGAG GTTATTGAGAAGAACCTGAGCGGCTGGTGGTACATTCAGATTGAGGAGAAGGAAGGCTGGGCCCCCGCCACGTTCATCGATAAGTACAAGAAAACCAGCAACGCGTCGAGGCCGAATTTCCTGGCCCCGCTCCCCAACGAGATGGCCCAGCTCCGGCTCGGCGACGCCACGGCTGACAGCAGCACCGGCGAGGAGGTGACGGGACCATGCCGTCCCCTGCCAGAGGCTCCTCCTAATGGTACGGACTGCGGTGGGAAGTGGGCCAAAGACTGGAAGGGGAAGGAGGCTCCCGAGAGTGGGGACCTGGCCCTCACCAGTGGCTATGAGGAGATCTTGGACCGCGACGCAGAGGAGAAGCCCAGCCTGCCACCCAGGAAGGAGTCCATCATTAAATCAGAAGGCGAGTTACTGGAGAGGCAGAGGCCTCCCCCCAAGCCCCCAGGCATGATTTTGCCCATGATCCCACCCAAGCAATCGGTGGCCCCAAAGGACAGCAAGAAGCCTGAGCTGAAACCAGAGAAGGGTAAactcttccagctgaaaaacGAAATGGGGCTGGAATGCGGACACAAGGTGTCAGCCAAGGAGGTGAAGAAGCCAAACCTGCGGCCCATTGTCAAGCCAACCAAGCCAAAAGCTGAGCccgtggaggagaaacctgagccCATTGCCCAGAATCCATTCTTGAAGTCAAGACCGCAGATCAGGCCAAAacctgctgcagccccccggACTGACCCAGCCCCAGCTGATGATAAACTTGACATTTGCAGCCTGCGGAGCAAGCTCAGACCTGCAAAGTGCCCGGAGAAACCTTCTGAGCAGGACGCTGCTGCCGGCGAAAGTTCCTTGGCTAATGCCACGGTCTCTTCAGAGGCTTCTGGAAGGTTTCAGGAGCGACCGAGCGTGGAGAGCAAACCCCTGCCCAAGGTGGACAGCCACGCCATGAAAGAGGTGCTGCCCAAATCTCCCCTGGGCCCAGCAAACACCCCCGGTGCCAGGGACCCCCCGCCGCAGCGCCCTGTTGTGCCACCCCGCAGACCCCCCCCTCCCAAGAAAACAGGGGCTCCTGCCTCTGGCCCCATGGCGGAGCTCAGGGCCCCAGCACGGGAAGCACCCGAAATCAGGTCATCCCCAGTGCCGGGGAGGCCCATGCTGGTTCCTCCGAAAGCCAAGCCATTCCTCGCTGCCTCCATCCAAGACGAAGCCAAAGTGAAAGGCAGCATAAGCCCAAAGGTCATATCTAAGCCAGTGGAGAGAGGGGAAGCCAAGGAGAGGACCTCAGCCCCTGTCCCCAGTCCGgacatctccagggatgctcTCTATGTGGCAGTGGCGGATTTTGAAGGTGATGAGGAAACCAACAGCTTTAAAGAAGGGACTTTGTTTGAAGTTCGTGAGAAGAACAGCAGTGGCTGGTGGTTTTGCAAGGTCCTGACTGGGGGGCCGTGCTGGGAGGGCTGGATCCCTTCCAATTACCTACGGAAGAAGCCATAG
- the SH3PXD2B gene encoding SH3 and PX domain-containing protein 2B isoform X4: MPRRSIAEVKVLDVQKRRIPNKHYVYIIKVTWSNGSTEVIYRRYSKFFDLQMQMLDKFPMEGGQKDPKQRIIPFLPGKILFRRSHIRDVAVKRLIPIDEYCKALIQLPPYISQCEEVLQFFETRPDDLTPPKEEPIGKKRSGFIQRTASFLQRGADSASADPLVLEQYVVVANYQKQESSEISLCVGQLVDIIEKNESGWWFVSTSEEQGWVPATCLEAQDGVQDEFSMQPDEVPRRYWSLPRHVGCRRTLGDLYTSGWGQEEKYTVIYPYTARDQDEMNLDRGAVVEVIQKNLEGWWKIRYQGQEGWAPASYLKKGNGEMFSPKLGSGSSAHSCALDLDGISRQQVVVSREKDGLAGQRDGRFDSRPLPNADIRRKSPKMRQRPPPRRDLTIPRGLNLPKPPVPPQVEEEYYTIADFQTTIPDGISFQAGMKVEVIEKNLSGWWYIQIEEKEGWAPATFIDKYKKTSNASRPNFLAPLPNEMAQLRLGDATADSSTGEEVTGPCRPLPEAPPNGTDCGGKWAKDWKGKEAPESGDLALTSGYEEILDRDAEEKPSLPPRKESIIKSEGELLERQRPPPKPPGMILPMIPPKQSVAPKDSKKPELKPEKGKLFQLKNEMGLECGHKVSAKEVKKPNLRPIVKPTKPKAEPVEEKPEPIAQNPFLKSRPQIRPKPAAAPRTDPAPADDKLDICSLRSKLRPAKCPEKPSEQDAAAGESSLANATVSSEASGRFQERPSVESKPLPKVDSHAMKEVLPKSPLGPANTPGARDPPPQRPVVPPRRPPPPKKTGAPASGPMAELRAPAREAPEIRSSPVPGRPMLVPPKAKPFLAASIQDEAKVKGSISPKVISKPVERGEAKERTSAPVPSPDISRDALYVAVADFEGDEETNSFKEGTLFEVREKNSSGWWFCKVLTGGPCWEGWIPSNYLRKKP; this comes from the exons GGAAGATCCTCTTCCGCCGGAGTCACATCCGTGATGTTGCGGTCAAGCGCCTGATACCCATTGATGAATACTGCAAG GCTCTGATCCAGCTGCCTCCCTACATCTCCCAGTGTGAGGAGGTCCTCCAGTTCTTTGAGACACGACCGGACGACTTGACACCCCCCAAAGA gGAGCCCATTGGAAAGAAGAGGTCTG GGTTTATCCAGAGAACGGCCTCTTTCCTGCAGAGAG GAGCTGACTCTGCATCAGCCGACCCCTTGGTGCTGGAGCAGTATGTGGTGGTGGCGAACTACCAGAAGCAGGAGAGCTCTGAGATCAGCCTGTGCGTGGGCCAGTTGGTGGATATCATCGAGAAGAATGAATCAG gCTGGTGGTTTGTGAGCACGTCGGAGGAGCAAGGTTGGGTGCCAGCGACCTGCCTGGAGGCCCAGGATGGTGTCCAGGATGAGTTCTCAATGCAGCCTGATGAAG TCCCACGGAGATACTGGTCTCTGCCCAGGCACGTTGGCTGCCGTCGGACTCTTGGGGACTTGTACACCAGTGGATGGGGTCAAG AGGAGAAGTACACCGTTATTTACCCGTACACCGCCAGAGACCAGGATGAAATGAACCTGGACCGAGGGGCTGTGGTGGAGGTGATCCAGAAGAACCTGGAGGGCTGGTGGAAAATCAG GTACCAGGGCCAGGAAGGCTGGGCCCCCGCCTCCTACCTCAAAAAGGGGAATGGAGAAATGTTCTCGCCGAAGCTGGGGTCAGGCTCCTCCGCTCATTCGTGTGCCTTGGATCTGGATGGCATCTCCCGGCAGCAGGTCGTGGTGAGCCGAGAGAAGGATGGGCTCGCTGGCCAAAGGGATGGGAGATTCGACAGCCGCCCCCTGCCCAATGCTGACATCCGACGCA AGTCACCAAAGATGAGGCAGAGACCCCCTCCTCGCCGAGACCTCACCATA CCACGTGGTTTGAACCTGCCTAAACCTCCTGTCCCtcctcaagtggaagaggaatATTACACCATCGCTGACTTCCAGACCACCATCCCTGACGGCATCAGCTTCCAGGCAGGAATGAAAGTAGAG GTTATTGAGAAGAACCTGAGCGGCTGGTGGTACATTCAGATTGAGGAGAAGGAAGGCTGGGCCCCCGCCACGTTCATCGATAAGTACAAGAAAACCAGCAACGCGTCGAGGCCGAATTTCCTGGCCCCGCTCCCCAACGAGATGGCCCAGCTCCGGCTCGGCGACGCCACGGCTGACAGCAGCACCGGCGAGGAGGTGACGGGACCATGCCGTCCCCTGCCAGAGGCTCCTCCTAATGGTACGGACTGCGGTGGGAAGTGGGCCAAAGACTGGAAGGGGAAGGAGGCTCCCGAGAGTGGGGACCTGGCCCTCACCAGTGGCTATGAGGAGATCTTGGACCGCGACGCAGAGGAGAAGCCCAGCCTGCCACCCAGGAAGGAGTCCATCATTAAATCAGAAGGCGAGTTACTGGAGAGGCAGAGGCCTCCCCCCAAGCCCCCAGGCATGATTTTGCCCATGATCCCACCCAAGCAATCGGTGGCCCCAAAGGACAGCAAGAAGCCTGAGCTGAAACCAGAGAAGGGTAAactcttccagctgaaaaacGAAATGGGGCTGGAATGCGGACACAAGGTGTCAGCCAAGGAGGTGAAGAAGCCAAACCTGCGGCCCATTGTCAAGCCAACCAAGCCAAAAGCTGAGCccgtggaggagaaacctgagccCATTGCCCAGAATCCATTCTTGAAGTCAAGACCGCAGATCAGGCCAAAacctgctgcagccccccggACTGACCCAGCCCCAGCTGATGATAAACTTGACATTTGCAGCCTGCGGAGCAAGCTCAGACCTGCAAAGTGCCCGGAGAAACCTTCTGAGCAGGACGCTGCTGCCGGCGAAAGTTCCTTGGCTAATGCCACGGTCTCTTCAGAGGCTTCTGGAAGGTTTCAGGAGCGACCGAGCGTGGAGAGCAAACCCCTGCCCAAGGTGGACAGCCACGCCATGAAAGAGGTGCTGCCCAAATCTCCCCTGGGCCCAGCAAACACCCCCGGTGCCAGGGACCCCCCGCCGCAGCGCCCTGTTGTGCCACCCCGCAGACCCCCCCCTCCCAAGAAAACAGGGGCTCCTGCCTCTGGCCCCATGGCGGAGCTCAGGGCCCCAGCACGGGAAGCACCCGAAATCAGGTCATCCCCAGTGCCGGGGAGGCCCATGCTGGTTCCTCCGAAAGCCAAGCCATTCCTCGCTGCCTCCATCCAAGACGAAGCCAAAGTGAAAGGCAGCATAAGCCCAAAGGTCATATCTAAGCCAGTGGAGAGAGGGGAAGCCAAGGAGAGGACCTCAGCCCCTGTCCCCAGTCCGgacatctccagggatgctcTCTATGTGGCAGTGGCGGATTTTGAAGGTGATGAGGAAACCAACAGCTTTAAAGAAGGGACTTTGTTTGAAGTTCGTGAGAAGAACAGCAGTGGCTGGTGGTTTTGCAAGGTCCTGACTGGGGGGCCGTGCTGGGAGGGCTGGATCCCTTCCAATTACCTACGGAAGAAGCCATAG